In Nocardia asteroides, a single genomic region encodes these proteins:
- a CDS encoding sugar phosphate isomerase/epimerase family protein has translation MTNIKIGLSTASVYPENTESAFRYAAELGYDGVELMVWAEPASQSPATVRSYVRRYEMPVLAVHAPCLLISQRVWGADPVAKLDRSVRAAEEFGAETVVVHPPFRWQRRYADGFAEQVAELEERSRVIVAVENMFPMRADTLFGRGERAVRRLERRGGPGRGLTAFSPSYDPTDVGFRNYTLDLSHTATAGTDALALAERMGSGLAHLHLADGRGAANDEHLVPGDGTQPCAELCDRLLRSGFRGHVVAEINTQTAKTAQERAAMLRRTLAFARAHCGGRPVAGANQN, from the coding sequence ATGACGAACATCAAGATCGGCCTCTCGACCGCGTCGGTGTACCCGGAGAACACCGAGTCGGCCTTCCGGTACGCGGCCGAGCTCGGCTACGACGGGGTCGAGCTCATGGTCTGGGCCGAGCCGGCCAGCCAGAGCCCGGCCACCGTGCGCAGCTACGTCCGACGCTACGAAATGCCGGTGCTCGCGGTGCACGCCCCGTGCCTGCTGATCTCGCAGCGGGTCTGGGGCGCCGACCCGGTGGCCAAGCTCGACCGCAGCGTGCGCGCGGCCGAGGAGTTCGGCGCGGAGACCGTCGTCGTGCACCCGCCGTTCCGCTGGCAGCGCCGCTACGCCGACGGCTTCGCGGAGCAGGTGGCCGAGCTGGAGGAGCGGAGCCGGGTGATCGTCGCGGTGGAGAACATGTTCCCGATGCGCGCCGACACCCTGTTCGGCCGCGGCGAGCGCGCGGTGCGGCGGCTGGAGCGGCGCGGCGGCCCCGGGCGCGGGCTGACCGCCTTCAGCCCCTCCTACGACCCCACCGACGTCGGTTTCCGCAACTACACCCTCGACCTCTCGCACACCGCCACCGCGGGCACCGACGCGCTGGCGCTGGCCGAGCGGATGGGCTCCGGCCTGGCGCACCTGCACCTGGCCGACGGCCGCGGCGCGGCCAACGACGAGCACCTGGTGCCCGGCGACGGCACCCAGCCCTGCGCCGAGCTCTGCGATCGCCTGCTGCGCAGTGGTTTCCGCGGGCACGTCGTGGCCGAGATCAATACCCAGACCGCGAAGACCGCGCAGGAGCGGGCGGCCATGCTGCGCCGCACGCTCGCCTTCGCGCGGGCGCACTGCGGCGGCCGGCCGGTGGCGGGCGCCAACCAGAACTGA
- a CDS encoding Ppx/GppA phosphatase family protein — protein MRLGVLDVGSNTVHLLVVDAHRGGHPMPMSSTKAALRLSENMDDDGCITEAGARRLIDTVGEFASIAETSRCVMLMPFATSALREAGNSEEVLDRVRAETGVHLQVLTGVDEARLTFLAVRRWYGWSAGRIINLDIGGGSLEMSTGSDEAPDAAISLQLGAGRLTRDWLREDPPGKRRIAVLRDWLDAELVAPAKQLLEPGKSDLAVGTSKTFRSLARLTGAAPSGAGPRVRRTLTSSGLRQLIAFISRMTAADRAELEGVSSDRSQQLVAGALVAEASMRALSLDTLEICPWALREGLILRKLDTDMNGGPVDALLSGGEVVETANSGAAESAGPIETVPS, from the coding sequence GTGCGGCTCGGAGTGCTCGACGTCGGAAGCAACACCGTCCATCTGCTTGTGGTGGACGCGCATCGTGGTGGGCATCCCATGCCCATGAGCTCCACCAAGGCGGCGCTGCGGCTCTCCGAGAACATGGACGACGACGGCTGCATCACCGAGGCGGGCGCCCGCAGGCTGATCGACACCGTCGGCGAGTTCGCCAGCATCGCGGAGACCTCGCGCTGCGTGATGCTGATGCCGTTCGCCACCTCGGCGCTGCGCGAGGCGGGGAACTCCGAAGAGGTGCTCGACCGGGTGCGCGCCGAAACCGGGGTGCACCTCCAGGTGCTCACCGGCGTCGACGAGGCCAGGCTGACCTTCCTCGCGGTGCGCCGCTGGTACGGCTGGAGCGCGGGCCGGATCATCAACCTGGACATCGGCGGCGGCTCGCTGGAGATGTCGACCGGCTCCGACGAGGCGCCGGATGCCGCGATCTCGCTGCAGCTCGGCGCCGGCCGCCTCACCAGGGACTGGCTACGCGAGGATCCGCCGGGCAAGCGCCGGATCGCGGTGCTGCGCGACTGGCTCGACGCCGAACTCGTCGCGCCCGCAAAGCAACTGCTCGAACCCGGCAAATCGGACCTCGCGGTGGGCACCTCGAAGACCTTCCGCTCGCTCGCCCGATTGACCGGAGCGGCACCGTCCGGCGCGGGGCCCCGGGTGCGCCGTACACTCACGAGTTCGGGCCTGCGTCAGCTGATCGCGTTCATCTCCCGGATGACGGCGGCGGACCGGGCGGAATTGGAAGGCGTGAGTTCGGACCGGTCGCAGCAACTGGTGGCCGGCGCGCTGGTCGCGGAGGCGAGTATGCGAGCACTGTCGCTGGATACGCTCGAGATCTGTCCCTGGGCGCTGCGCGAAGGTCTGATCCTGCGCAAACTGGATACTGACATGAATGGCGGACCGGTCGACGCGCTGCTGTCCGGAGGCGAGGTCGTCGAGACCGCGAACTCCGGTGCCGCGGAGTCGGCGGGTCCGATCGAAACGGTGCCGTCATGA
- a CDS encoding response regulator transcription factor — protein sequence MTSVLIVEDEESLADPLAFLLRKEGFEVTVVGDGPSALAEFDRAGADIVLLDLMLPGMSGTDVCKQLRTRSGVPVIMVTARDSEIDKVVGLELGADDYVTKPYSARELIARIRAVLRRGAGDDLDGGTESGVLEAGPVRMDVDRHTVLVNGKPVTLPLKEFDLLEYLLRNSGRVLTRGQLIDRVWGADYVGDTKTLDVHVKRLRSKIESDPAKPEHLVTVRGLGYKLEA from the coding sequence ATGACCAGTGTGTTGATCGTCGAAGATGAGGAGTCGCTGGCCGACCCGCTCGCGTTCCTGTTGCGCAAGGAGGGCTTCGAGGTCACCGTCGTCGGCGACGGGCCGTCCGCGCTCGCCGAGTTCGACCGGGCGGGCGCCGACATCGTCCTCCTCGACCTGATGCTGCCCGGCATGAGCGGCACCGACGTCTGCAAGCAGCTGCGCACCCGCAGCGGCGTTCCGGTCATCATGGTGACCGCGCGGGACAGCGAGATCGACAAGGTGGTCGGGCTAGAGCTCGGCGCCGACGACTACGTCACCAAGCCGTACTCCGCCCGCGAGCTCATCGCCCGCATCCGCGCCGTCCTGCGCCGCGGCGCCGGTGACGATCTCGACGGCGGCACCGAGAGCGGCGTCCTGGAGGCCGGGCCGGTGCGCATGGACGTCGACCGGCACACCGTCCTGGTCAACGGCAAGCCCGTGACGCTCCCCCTCAAGGAATTCGACCTCCTCGAGTACCTCCTCCGCAACTCCGGCCGCGTGCTCACCCGGGGCCAGCTCATCGACCGCGTATGGGGTGCCGACTACGTCGGAGATACGAAGACGCTGGACGTGCACGTCAAGCGGCTGCGCTCGAAGATCGAGTCCGACCCGGCCAAGCCGGAGCACCTCGTCACCGTCCGAGGTCTGGGCTACAAACTAGAGGCATAA
- a CDS encoding sensor histidine kinase → MSVPQAVLLAVLAAVVGLAVGGLVIPYVNARQAEKRQAEAGLTTSQVLDLIVLASESGIAVVDEYRDVVLVNPRAEELGLVRNRLLDERAWAAVEKVLANTEPAEFDLTAKNPLPGRSRIAVRGVARPLSRENNFTVLFADDDSEQARMEATRRDFVANVSHELKTPVGAMSLLAEALLESVDDPEAVRHFGKRVLAESSRLGKMVTELIALSRLQGAEKLPELEVVDVDTVVNSAVDRSRTAAEAAGITVSTDRPSGLEVLGDETLLVTALSNLVENAIAYSPTGSHVSVSRSLRGDHVAMAVTDRGIGIAKEDQERVFERFFRSDKARSRATGGTGLGLAIVKHVAANHNGEITLWSKLGTGSTFTLRIPAHLEADADQRPAPSGAVKKETSPRPAPGRVNGVEARR, encoded by the coding sequence GTGAGCGTTCCCCAGGCCGTCCTGTTGGCTGTCCTCGCAGCCGTTGTCGGGCTGGCGGTCGGCGGGCTGGTCATCCCCTATGTGAACGCCAGGCAGGCCGAGAAGCGGCAGGCCGAGGCGGGGCTCACGACCTCCCAGGTGCTCGACCTCATCGTGCTCGCCTCGGAGAGCGGGATCGCGGTGGTGGACGAGTACCGCGATGTCGTCCTGGTGAATCCTCGCGCCGAGGAACTCGGGCTGGTGCGCAACCGGTTGCTGGACGAACGCGCGTGGGCCGCCGTCGAGAAGGTCCTGGCGAACACCGAGCCCGCCGAGTTCGACCTCACCGCCAAGAACCCGCTGCCCGGCCGCAGCCGGATCGCGGTGCGCGGCGTCGCCAGGCCGCTCTCCAGGGAGAACAACTTCACCGTCCTCTTCGCCGACGACGACTCCGAGCAGGCCCGGATGGAGGCGACGAGACGCGACTTCGTCGCCAACGTCAGCCACGAGCTCAAGACCCCGGTCGGCGCCATGAGCCTGCTGGCCGAGGCGCTGCTGGAGTCGGTCGACGACCCCGAGGCGGTGCGGCACTTCGGCAAGCGGGTGCTGGCCGAGTCGAGCAGGCTGGGCAAGATGGTCACCGAGCTGATCGCGCTCTCCCGGCTGCAGGGGGCCGAGAAGCTGCCGGAGCTGGAGGTGGTCGACGTCGACACCGTGGTGAACTCCGCGGTCGACCGCTCGCGCACCGCCGCCGAGGCGGCCGGGATCACCGTCAGCACCGACCGGCCCAGCGGGCTCGAGGTCCTCGGCGACGAGACGCTGCTGGTCACCGCGCTGTCGAACCTGGTGGAGAACGCCATCGCCTACTCGCCGACCGGCTCGCACGTCTCGGTCAGCCGATCGCTGCGCGGCGACCACGTGGCGATGGCCGTCACCGACCGCGGCATCGGCATCGCCAAGGAGGACCAGGAGCGCGTCTTCGAGCGCTTCTTCCGCTCGGACAAGGCGCGCTCCCGCGCCACCGGCGGCACCGGGCTGGGGCTGGCGATCGTCAAGCACGTCGCGGCCAACCACAACGGCGAGATCACGCTGTGGAGCAAGCTGGGGACCGGTTCCACGTTCACCCTGCGCATACCCGCCCACCTCGAGGCGGATGCCGACCAGCGCCCGGCACCGTCGGGAGCGGTCAAGAAGGAAACGAGCCCGCGCCCGGCGCCGGGTCGAGTCAATGGTGTGGAGGCACGTCGATGA
- a CDS encoding phosphoglyceromutase: MTYTLVLLRHGESEWNALNLFTGWVDVHLTDKGVAEGKRAGRLLAEHGILPDVVYTSLLRRAISTANIALDAADRHWIPVVRDWRLNERHYGDLQGKNKAQVRDQYGEDQFMLWRRSYDTPPPPIDAANEYSQEGEPRYAGIDVPKTECLLDVVRRFLPYWESTIAPELVAGKTVLVAAHGNSLRALVKHLDGISDDDIAGLNIPTGIPLRYELDENLKPVRPAEYLDPEAAAAGAAAVANQGGK, translated from the coding sequence ATGACGTACACCCTCGTGCTGCTGCGCCACGGCGAGAGCGAATGGAACGCCCTGAACCTGTTCACCGGCTGGGTGGACGTGCACCTCACCGACAAGGGTGTCGCCGAGGGCAAGCGGGCGGGCAGGCTGCTCGCCGAGCACGGGATCCTGCCCGACGTCGTCTACACCTCGCTGCTGCGCCGCGCGATCAGCACCGCGAACATCGCGCTGGACGCCGCCGACCGGCACTGGATCCCGGTTGTCCGGGACTGGCGGCTGAACGAGCGGCACTACGGCGACCTGCAGGGCAAGAACAAGGCCCAGGTCCGCGACCAGTACGGCGAGGACCAGTTCATGCTCTGGCGGCGCAGCTACGACACCCCGCCGCCGCCGATCGACGCGGCCAACGAGTACAGCCAGGAGGGCGAGCCGCGCTACGCAGGCATCGACGTGCCGAAGACCGAGTGCCTGCTCGACGTCGTGCGGCGCTTCCTGCCGTACTGGGAGTCCACCATCGCGCCGGAGCTGGTCGCCGGGAAGACCGTGCTGGTCGCCGCGCACGGCAACTCGCTGCGCGCGCTGGTCAAGCACCTGGACGGGATCTCCGACGACGACATCGCCGGGCTGAACATCCCCACCGGCATCCCGCTCCGCTACGAGCTGGACGAGAACCTGAAGCCGGTGCGCCCCGCCGAGTACCTCGACCCGGAGGCCGCCGCCGCGGGCGCCGCCGCGGTCGCGAACCAGGGCGGCAAGTAG
- a CDS encoding ROK family protein, giving the protein MTRIALDIGATKFAAARVRPESARPGEAEVGPPGAEFGLGAVHRAEVPASGVWEVCRELLLEVAGGEPVEAIGIGAAGPVDVTAGVTGPLNIPEWRSGFPIVDSVRALFPGATVRFAIDGACLALAEQRAGALRGVPDALAMTVSSGIGGGILAGGRVLAGRTGNAGHVGHIVVPGEEVPCGCGGFGCVEAVASGLSSVRWARSRGWRGSNGVELAAAAAAGNSTAQAALERAGTALGRAVSSAAATLDIDVVVIGGGFAASGEPLWKPLRAAVTRHARLGFLRPLRVLHSEITVGATLAGAAVLAAGPGADAGDVPEWPA; this is encoded by the coding sequence ATGACGCGGATCGCGCTCGACATCGGTGCCACCAAGTTCGCCGCGGCACGGGTGCGCCCGGAGTCCGCGCGGCCGGGGGAGGCCGAGGTGGGGCCGCCGGGCGCGGAGTTCGGCCTCGGCGCCGTGCATCGAGCCGAAGTCCCGGCCAGCGGTGTCTGGGAGGTCTGCCGTGAACTCCTGCTCGAGGTCGCGGGCGGCGAGCCGGTCGAGGCGATCGGCATCGGCGCGGCCGGCCCGGTCGACGTCACCGCGGGCGTGACCGGCCCGCTCAATATCCCGGAGTGGCGCTCCGGCTTCCCGATCGTCGACTCGGTGCGCGCGCTCTTCCCCGGCGCCACCGTCCGCTTCGCCATCGACGGCGCCTGCCTGGCCCTGGCCGAACAGCGCGCGGGCGCGCTGCGCGGGGTGCCGGACGCGCTCGCCATGACCGTCTCCTCCGGGATCGGCGGCGGCATCCTGGCCGGCGGCCGGGTACTGGCCGGGCGCACCGGCAACGCCGGGCACGTCGGGCACATCGTCGTCCCCGGCGAGGAGGTGCCGTGCGGCTGCGGCGGCTTCGGCTGCGTCGAGGCGGTGGCGAGCGGGCTGTCGTCGGTGCGCTGGGCCAGGTCGCGGGGGTGGCGCGGCAGCAACGGCGTCGAGCTGGCGGCCGCCGCCGCGGCGGGCAACTCCACCGCGCAGGCCGCACTCGAACGGGCGGGGACCGCGCTCGGCCGGGCCGTCTCCTCGGCCGCCGCCACCCTCGACATCGACGTGGTGGTGATCGGCGGCGGTTTCGCGGCCTCCGGCGAGCCGCTCTGGAAACCGCTGCGCGCCGCCGTCACCAGGCACGCAAGGCTCGGCTTCCTGCGCCCGCTGCGGGTGCTGCACTCCGAGATCACCGTCGGCGCCACGCTCGCGGGCGCGGCGGTGCTCGCCGCCGGGCCGGGAGCGGACGCCGGTGACGTGCCAGAATGGCCCGCATGA
- a CDS encoding YbjN domain-containing protein: protein MTGTAQLIEETLREREIEYTRPGDATFVVVLPGERKLKTNVMLTVGTHGLRVESFVCRKPDENFEGVYKYLLRRNRRLYAVAYTLDKVGDIYLVGRISAHAVTADELDRLFGQILEAVDHDFNTLLELGFAESIRKEWKWRVARGESLQNLRAFEHLVDSADRG, encoded by the coding sequence ATGACCGGAACGGCCCAGCTGATCGAGGAGACCCTGCGCGAGCGGGAGATCGAGTACACCCGCCCCGGCGACGCCACCTTCGTGGTGGTGCTCCCCGGCGAGCGCAAACTCAAGACCAACGTCATGCTCACCGTCGGCACGCACGGGCTGCGGGTGGAGAGCTTCGTCTGCCGCAAACCGGACGAGAACTTCGAGGGCGTCTACAAGTACCTGCTGCGCCGCAACCGCAGGCTCTACGCGGTGGCGTACACGCTGGACAAGGTCGGCGACATCTACCTGGTCGGCCGAATCTCCGCGCACGCCGTCACCGCCGACGAGCTGGATCGCCTCTTCGGCCAGATCCTGGAGGCGGTGGACCACGACTTCAACACCCTGCTCGAGCTGGGTTTCGCGGAGTCGATCCGCAAGGAGTGGAAGTGGCGGGTCGCGCGCGGCGAGTCGCTGCAGAACCTGCGCGCCTTCGAGCACCTCGTGGATTCCGCCGACAGGGGCTGA
- the mshA gene encoding D-inositol-3-phosphate glycosyltransferase, with protein MECVIHCPRRIAVLSVHTSPLAQPGTGDAGGMNVYVLQTARELARRGVEVEIFTRATSSNLPPVQEAAPGVLVRNVVAGPFEGLDKHDLPTQLCPFTAEVLRQEARQAPGYYDLVHSHYWLSGQVAWLARDRWRVPLVHTAHTLAAVKNAALADGDTPEPASREIGEKQVIAEADRMIANTVEEARQLIELYGASPDRVDVVPPGADLTRYHPGDRAAARRELGLPQDERIVAFIGRIQPLKAPDVLVRAAAELLRRDPARRLRVLIVGGPSGTGLQRPDALIELAAALGIGDRVIFLPPQPPERLVQVYRAADLVAVPSHNESFGLVAIEAQASGTPVLAADVGGLSTAVRHGETGLLVPGHRTPDWADALGALLDDEPGLRAMGAAAVTHGAGFSWEHTADGLLTCYDAALDEFGGRRRGGQRLRAELAANDSALPRVSAEEARPEPVFGEPGQARTRALWRRRTGVRR; from the coding sequence ATGGAGTGTGTGATTCATTGTCCGCGTCGCATCGCCGTGCTGTCGGTCCATACATCGCCGTTGGCCCAGCCCGGTACCGGCGATGCGGGCGGGATGAACGTCTACGTGCTGCAAACCGCCAGGGAGCTGGCCCGGCGCGGGGTCGAGGTGGAGATCTTCACCCGCGCGACGTCGTCGAACCTGCCCCCGGTGCAGGAGGCCGCGCCCGGCGTGCTGGTGCGCAATGTCGTCGCGGGCCCGTTCGAGGGGCTGGACAAGCACGACCTGCCCACCCAGCTGTGCCCGTTCACCGCCGAGGTGCTGCGCCAGGAGGCGCGGCAGGCGCCCGGCTACTACGACCTGGTGCACTCGCACTACTGGCTCTCCGGCCAGGTCGCCTGGCTGGCGCGGGACCGCTGGCGGGTGCCGCTGGTGCACACCGCGCACACCCTGGCCGCGGTGAAGAACGCCGCGCTCGCCGATGGCGACACCCCGGAGCCCGCCAGCCGGGAGATCGGCGAGAAGCAGGTCATCGCCGAGGCCGACCGGATGATCGCCAACACCGTCGAGGAGGCGCGGCAGCTCATCGAGCTCTACGGCGCCTCGCCGGACCGGGTCGACGTGGTGCCGCCCGGCGCCGACCTCACCCGCTACCACCCGGGTGACCGGGCGGCCGCCCGGCGCGAGCTCGGGCTGCCGCAGGACGAGCGGATCGTCGCCTTCATCGGCCGGATCCAGCCGCTCAAGGCGCCGGACGTGCTGGTCCGCGCCGCCGCCGAGCTGCTCCGCCGCGACCCCGCGCGCCGGCTCCGGGTGCTCATCGTCGGCGGACCGTCCGGTACCGGGCTGCAGCGCCCGGACGCGCTGATCGAGCTGGCCGCGGCGCTCGGCATCGGCGACCGGGTGATCTTCCTTCCCCCGCAGCCGCCGGAGCGGCTGGTGCAGGTGTATCGCGCCGCCGACCTGGTCGCCGTGCCGAGCCACAACGAGTCCTTCGGCCTGGTCGCCATCGAGGCGCAGGCCAGCGGCACCCCCGTGCTCGCGGCCGACGTCGGCGGGCTGAGCACCGCGGTGCGGCACGGCGAGACCGGGCTGCTCGTCCCCGGCCACCGCACCCCGGACTGGGCGGACGCGCTCGGCGCCCTGCTCGACGACGAACCCGGGCTGCGCGCCATGGGCGCCGCCGCGGTGACGCACGGCGCCGGATTCTCCTGGGAGCACACCGCCGACGGGCTGCTGACCTGCTACGACGCCGCGCTGGACGAGTTCGGCGGGCGCCGCCGCGGCGGCCAGCGGCTGCGCGCCGAACTGGCCGCGAATGATTCCGCCCTGCCGCGGGTAAGCGCCGAGGAGGCAAGGCCCGAGCCCGTCTTCGGCGAGCCGGGGCAGGCAAGGACGCGGGCGCTGTGGCGGCGCCGGACGGGAGTACGGCGATGA
- a CDS encoding alpha/beta fold hydrolase has translation MAIREVQSADGTGIVYRSSGRAGARPLVLLHGWSADLRCWGAAADDLAERFQVLAVDSRGHGYSGIPASGYDDPANWAADVAAVLADAGIERDAILLGWSYGGIVLTDYLAAHGTGAVAGAIYTGAMANIGKGVPGAEPGPALGAAIPGVFEESPGRALRAFGAFGDANTGPSRERGVDAQRLFGASLATPPAVRKALFYRTVDNTATLRALDIPVLVLHGTADPVVPVGCGRYIAETAPKARGSYWEGAKHGLFLEDRPRWVAEVTEFADSL, from the coding sequence ATGGCGATACGCGAAGTGCAGAGCGCGGACGGCACCGGCATCGTGTACCGGTCGAGCGGCCGGGCGGGCGCGCGACCGCTGGTGCTGCTGCACGGCTGGTCCGCCGATCTGCGCTGCTGGGGCGCGGCGGCCGACGATCTGGCCGAGCGCTTCCAGGTGCTCGCGGTCGACTCGCGCGGCCACGGCTACTCCGGTATCCCGGCGAGCGGCTACGACGACCCGGCCAACTGGGCCGCCGACGTCGCCGCGGTCCTCGCCGACGCCGGGATCGAGCGGGACGCGATCCTGCTCGGCTGGTCCTACGGCGGCATCGTGCTCACCGACTACCTCGCCGCGCACGGCACCGGCGCGGTGGCGGGCGCGATCTACACCGGCGCCATGGCGAACATCGGCAAGGGCGTGCCCGGCGCCGAGCCCGGCCCCGCGCTCGGCGCCGCGATACCCGGCGTCTTCGAGGAGAGCCCGGGCCGGGCGCTGCGCGCCTTCGGCGCGTTCGGCGACGCCAACACCGGGCCGAGCCGGGAGCGCGGCGTCGACGCCCAGCGGCTCTTCGGCGCGAGCCTGGCCACCCCGCCCGCGGTGCGCAAGGCGCTGTTCTACCGGACCGTCGACAACACCGCGACGCTGCGCGCGCTCGACATCCCGGTGCTCGTCCTGCACGGCACCGCCGATCCGGTGGTCCCCGTCGGATGCGGCAGGTACATCGCGGAGACCGCGCCGAAAGCGCGCGGCTCCTACTGGGAGGGCGCCAAGCACGGGCTCTTCCTGGAGGATCGGCCCCGCTGGGTGGCCGAGGTGACGGAGTTCGCCGACTCCCTGTGA
- a CDS encoding SDR family NAD(P)-dependent oxidoreductase — MSRRNAVVTGASSGIGEATARQLAADGYHVYVGARRLDRLRGLAEEIGGTALELDVTSDESVATFAEAIPTAAILVNNAGGAKGLATVAEADLDDWRWMWETNVLGTLRITKALLPKLIDSGDGLIVTITSVAAFHAYDNGSGYTSAKHAQAVLHRTLRGELLGKPVRLTEIAPGAVETEFSLVRFDGDAEKAAKVYEGIDPLVARDIAEIVGFVASRPPHVNLDQITVAPRDQAAPGRFARRS; from the coding sequence ATGAGCCGCCGCAATGCCGTCGTCACCGGAGCCAGCTCGGGAATCGGGGAAGCCACCGCCAGGCAACTCGCCGCCGACGGCTACCACGTCTACGTGGGCGCGCGCAGGCTCGACCGGCTGCGCGGGCTCGCCGAGGAGATCGGCGGCACCGCCCTCGAGCTCGACGTGACCTCGGACGAGTCGGTCGCCACCTTCGCCGAGGCGATCCCGACGGCAGCGATCCTGGTGAACAACGCGGGCGGCGCCAAGGGGCTGGCCACCGTCGCCGAGGCCGACCTGGACGACTGGCGCTGGATGTGGGAGACGAACGTGCTCGGCACGCTGCGCATCACCAAGGCGCTGCTGCCGAAGCTCATCGACTCCGGCGACGGCCTGATCGTCACCATCACCTCGGTCGCCGCCTTCCACGCCTACGACAACGGCTCCGGCTACACCTCGGCCAAGCACGCTCAGGCGGTGCTGCACCGCACCCTGCGCGGCGAGCTGCTCGGCAAGCCGGTGCGGCTCACCGAGATCGCGCCCGGCGCGGTGGAGACCGAGTTCTCGCTGGTCCGCTTCGACGGCGACGCGGAGAAGGCGGCCAAGGTGTACGAGGGGATCGACCCGCTGGTGGCGCGGGACATCGCGGAGATCGTCGGCTTCGTCGCTTCCCGCCCGCCGCACGTGAACCTGGACCAGATCACCGTCGCGCCGCGGGACCAGGCCGCGCCGGGGCGGTTCGCCCGCCGCTCCTGA
- the mscL gene encoding large conductance mechanosensitive channel protein MscL gives MFKGFRDFLLRGNVIDLAVAVVMGTAFTAVVTSFSNGLINPLLAVFGGTDELGLGFRLVSSKPATFVAIGPIISAFLNFAIVAAVLYFVLIMPMRHLTNRFGTKKAAEPTETELLIEIRDLLAQRDAEVARHEADHKRVEAEVEADAAVDKGAGQDSPRR, from the coding sequence GTGTTCAAGGGTTTCCGCGATTTCCTGCTGCGGGGCAACGTCATCGATCTCGCGGTCGCGGTGGTGATGGGTACCGCCTTCACCGCGGTCGTCACCTCGTTCTCGAACGGGTTGATCAACCCGCTGCTCGCGGTCTTCGGCGGCACCGACGAGCTGGGCCTCGGGTTCCGGCTGGTGTCGAGCAAGCCGGCCACCTTCGTGGCGATCGGCCCGATCATCAGCGCGTTCCTGAACTTCGCGATCGTCGCCGCGGTGCTCTACTTCGTGCTGATCATGCCGATGCGGCACCTGACCAACCGGTTCGGCACCAAGAAGGCGGCCGAGCCTACCGAGACCGAGCTGCTCATCGAGATCCGCGACCTGCTCGCCCAGCGCGACGCCGAGGTGGCGCGGCACGAGGCCGACCACAAGCGGGTCGAGGCCGAGGTCGAGGCGGATGCCGCCGTCGACAAGGGCGCCGGCCAGGATTCACCGCGCCGCTAG
- a CDS encoding L,D-transpeptidase, producing MALLAAVVLSVLALLLASCGSGGSGSEPEPAEPVAQVTLDPGADATGVSPTAKVSVSVRNGTIDEVALSNAGGKQVSGVLSADRREYTVTEPLGYDATYRWTGTAIGTDGKPVPIEGGFSTLAPTGTTPATLNIGDGQEVGIAAPIILKFTGPVPDKAAAEKALTVTTDPPTEGSWAWLPDDGGARAHWRPKSYWQPGTRVHVDAKLYGVALGGGTYGDGDLTTDFSIGRSQIVLADATTHRIRVLRDGGTVFDFAASYGEGNEPRNVTRSGVHVVTEKYEDFLMSNPPFYENVRERWAVRISNNGEFIHANPESLAAQGSANVTNGCINLSPQDAAAYFPTALYGDPVEVTNTSIALSAADGDIYDWAIDWPTWASMSALDG from the coding sequence GTGGCCCTGCTCGCGGCCGTCGTGCTCTCCGTGCTCGCGCTGCTGCTCGCGAGCTGCGGCTCCGGCGGCTCCGGGTCGGAGCCCGAACCGGCCGAGCCGGTCGCCCAGGTCACGCTCGACCCCGGCGCCGACGCGACCGGCGTCAGCCCGACCGCCAAGGTCTCGGTCTCGGTGCGGAACGGCACCATCGACGAGGTCGCGCTGAGCAATGCCGGGGGCAAGCAGGTCAGCGGGGTGCTGAGCGCGGACCGGCGCGAGTACACCGTCACCGAGCCGCTCGGCTACGACGCCACCTACAGGTGGACCGGCACCGCCATCGGCACCGACGGCAAGCCGGTGCCGATCGAGGGCGGGTTCAGCACGCTGGCGCCGACCGGGACCACCCCGGCCACGCTGAACATCGGCGACGGCCAGGAGGTCGGCATCGCCGCGCCGATCATCCTGAAGTTCACCGGCCCGGTGCCGGACAAGGCCGCGGCCGAGAAGGCGCTGACGGTCACCACCGACCCGCCCACCGAGGGGTCATGGGCCTGGCTGCCGGACGACGGCGGCGCCCGCGCGCACTGGCGGCCGAAGAGCTACTGGCAGCCGGGCACGCGGGTGCACGTCGACGCGAAGCTCTACGGCGTCGCGCTCGGCGGCGGCACGTACGGCGACGGCGACCTGACCACCGACTTCAGCATCGGCCGCAGCCAGATCGTGCTGGCCGACGCGACCACGCACCGGATCCGGGTGCTCCGCGACGGCGGCACCGTCTTCGACTTCGCCGCCAGCTACGGCGAGGGCAACGAACCGCGCAACGTCACCCGCTCCGGCGTCCACGTGGTCACCGAGAAGTACGAGGACTTCCTGATGTCCAACCCGCCGTTCTACGAGAACGTGCGCGAGCGCTGGGCGGTGCGGATCTCGAACAACGGCGAGTTCATCCACGCCAACCCGGAGTCGCTGGCGGCGCAGGGCTCGGCCAACGTCACCAACGGCTGCATCAACCTCTCACCGCAGGACGCCGCCGCCTACTTCCCGACCGCGCTGTACGGCGACCCGGTCGAGGTCACCAACACCTCGATCGCGCTCTCCGCCGCGGACGGCGACATCTACGACTGGGCCATCGACTGGCCCACCTGGGCGTCGATGTCCGCCCTCGACGGCTAG